In Wolinella succinogenes DSM 1740, a single genomic region encodes these proteins:
- a CDS encoding hydrogenase 4 subunit F, translating to METLSLILIVPLLCGALMFVMPVWFKFLSKLHILLSLVVSSILLLAVGEVVRGNELSAFDHFLFLDSLGAIFLSLIAITGLLVNVYATTYLKWELEEGHITPKEAKNYFALSFIFTWTMSLSVICNNIAFMWAAIEATTLASVFLVAVKKDKKSTESGYKYIVLCSIGLAFALYATILLYAAAHDHIQGEAMLYTNLLAGAKEVDSMALKLVFIFALIGFGTKAGLAPTHTWLPDVHAEGPAPTSALLSGVLLKCAMLGLIRFYAIVANGIGFDFVESVMLISGTLTLFVSAFFLIRQHNVKRMFAYHSIAHMGVIAFGLGVGGAIGLFAALFHCVAHSFTKALAFCSTGNIARVYGTKDMTKMGGMIRIAPLTTILFGIAICSLVGVPGFAIFVSEFLIFKAAALKEAYFLMAIFAVALAIIFIADFSHFFLATFGKVEGEVVHGSEMKLGENLPLILLAFLVVAFGVWQFDSLTFLLDESVKSIIKQ from the coding sequence ATGGAGACTCTTTCGTTGATTCTTATCGTGCCGCTTCTTTGTGGCGCGCTCATGTTTGTCATGCCTGTTTGGTTCAAATTTTTATCCAAACTCCATATCCTCCTAAGCTTGGTGGTTTCATCGATTCTCCTTCTAGCGGTGGGAGAAGTGGTGCGCGGGAATGAGTTGAGTGCCTTTGATCATTTTCTCTTTCTTGATTCTCTAGGGGCAATCTTTCTATCGCTCATCGCCATTACGGGATTGTTGGTCAATGTTTATGCGACCACCTACTTGAAGTGGGAGCTGGAGGAGGGGCATATTACTCCCAAAGAGGCGAAAAACTACTTTGCGCTTAGCTTTATCTTCACATGGACGATGAGCCTCAGCGTCATCTGTAACAACATCGCCTTCATGTGGGCGGCGATTGAAGCCACAACTTTGGCATCGGTCTTCCTTGTGGCGGTCAAGAAGGACAAGAAGTCCACGGAGAGCGGATATAAATACATCGTCTTGTGCAGTATCGGGCTTGCTTTTGCGCTCTATGCGACCATCTTGCTCTATGCCGCTGCGCATGACCATATTCAAGGCGAGGCGATGCTCTACACCAATCTTTTGGCGGGGGCTAAAGAGGTCGATTCGATGGCGCTCAAGCTGGTCTTTATCTTCGCGCTCATCGGTTTTGGTACCAAGGCGGGGCTAGCCCCCACGCATACATGGCTACCCGATGTTCACGCCGAGGGGCCTGCGCCCACCTCAGCTCTGCTCTCAGGAGTCCTTTTGAAGTGCGCCATGCTGGGATTAATTCGATTCTATGCGATTGTGGCCAATGGAATTGGCTTTGACTTTGTCGAATCGGTGATGCTTATAAGCGGCACTTTGACCCTCTTTGTCTCGGCCTTTTTCTTGATTCGCCAGCACAATGTGAAGCGAATGTTCGCCTATCACTCTATCGCCCATATGGGTGTGATCGCCTTTGGGCTTGGCGTGGGCGGAGCCATCGGGCTTTTTGCGGCACTCTTTCACTGTGTGGCGCACTCTTTCACTAAGGCGCTCGCCTTCTGCTCCACAGGTAACATCGCCAGGGTTTATGGAACCAAAGATATGACCAAAATGGGGGGCATGATTCGCATCGCCCCGCTAACGACTATCCTTTTTGGAATCGCCATCTGTTCGCTAGTCGGGGTTCCCGGATTTGCGATCTTTGTGAGTGAGTTTTTGATCTTCAAAGCGGCGGCTTTAAAAGAGGCTTATTTCTTGATGGCGATCTTTGCTGTGGCGCTTGCCATCATCTTTATCGCGGACTTCTCTCACTTTTTCCTCGCCACTTTTGGCAAGGTCGAGGGGGAGGTGGTGCATGGGAGTGAAATGAAGCTAGGGGAGAATCTCCCTTTGATTCTGCTCGCCTTTTTGGTTGTCGCCTTTGGGGTTTGGCAGTTTGATTCCTTGACTTTTCTCCTTGATGAGAGCGTCAAGTCGATAATAAAACAATAG
- the hyfE gene encoding hydrogenase 4 membrane subunit, which produces MELLIDLVTVLMMGTSLAVFAFRQYRWSIAAYALQTLLLVSVFLMLHFKYDAHELLIWSFTAFVMKVVFVPLFLWKLADKLGVVYEHEPVGGFFISPVVALSFSLAVAMMFYKVFVHFSIFQDPLPLFAASFIFMMGIFGFVLRNSFLKQILSYCLFENGIHLSLALMAYNSHELVEVGILTDAIFAVIIMGVLAKRFYSAYESLDTSKAINLRG; this is translated from the coding sequence ATGGAACTTTTGATTGATCTAGTGACGGTTTTGATGATGGGAACCTCTTTGGCGGTCTTTGCCTTTAGGCAGTATCGCTGGAGTATTGCGGCGTATGCGCTTCAGACGCTTCTTTTGGTGAGCGTCTTTTTGATGCTGCATTTCAAATACGATGCGCATGAGCTTCTCATCTGGTCTTTCACGGCCTTTGTAATGAAGGTGGTTTTTGTCCCCCTCTTTTTGTGGAAGTTGGCGGATAAGCTTGGGGTGGTCTATGAGCATGAGCCTGTGGGGGGATTCTTTATCTCGCCTGTGGTGGCGCTTAGTTTTTCACTGGCGGTGGCGATGATGTTCTATAAGGTCTTTGTCCACTTCTCTATCTTCCAAGACCCCTTGCCGCTCTTTGCTGCTTCGTTCATTTTTATGATGGGGATTTTTGGCTTTGTTTTGAGAAACTCCTTTTTGAAGCAGATTCTCTCCTATTGCCTGTTTGAGAATGGAATCCATCTAAGTCTTGCCCTTATGGCCTACAACTCTCATGAGCTGGTCGAGGTGGGTATTTTGACGGATGCTATTTTTGCGGTGATTATCATGGGAGTTTTGGCGAAGCGATTCTACAGCGCTTATGAGAGCCTTGACACTTCCAAAGCGATAAATTTAAGGGGATAA